The following proteins are encoded in a genomic region of Dermatophagoides farinae isolate YC_2012a chromosome 8, ASM2471394v1, whole genome shotgun sequence:
- the LOC124495426 gene encoding astacin-like metalloprotease toxin 3, giving the protein MASKIFLSFFLIFNLYIITTTLADDYKRHNYTIYLWKNGRIPFKLDEYLSHKYKDIILESMNNFHQYTCIRFIPYESKYHHHHHHHIYYYTNIIKGKKFSTKPGVDKENYVTTVTLNLDEENGYRQRLRAITHELAHVVGLFHEHQRPDRDHYIKSIQETCSCTFLVNNKDWNCNPYKNVQYYNDYQQQWITTIDDKNTSKWFDDYFDMKSITYYPDCFIKIDSIRDEPIFYYELSLYDIKKIKKLYNCKRRKRPMNNNNKKIY; this is encoded by the exons ATGGCTTCAAAAAtctttttgtcttttttcttgatttttaaCTTATAcatcataacaacaacattggcAGATGATTATAAAAGACAT AATTATACGATATACCTATGGAAGAATGGCCGTATTCCATTTAAATTGGATGAATATCTgt CCCATAAATATAAAGATATTATATtggaatcaatgaataattttcatcaatatacATGTATACGTTTTATTccatatgaatcaaaatatcatcatcatcaccatcatcatatatattattatacgAATATTATAAAaggtaaaaaattttcaacaaaaccAGGAGTGgataaagaaaattatgTTACCACTGTAACCTTAAATcttgatgaagaaaatggtTATAGACAACGATTAAGAGCCATTACACATGAATTGGCACATGTAGTTGGTTTATTTCATGAACATCAAAGACCTGATCGTGATCATTATATTAAATCAATACAAGAAACTTGTTCATGTACTTTTTTAGTTAATAATAAGGATTGGAATTGTAATCCATACAAAAATGTCcaatattataatgattatcaacaacaatggatcacaacgattgatgataaaaatacaTCCAAAtggtttgatgattattttgatatgAAATCAATTACTTACTATCCGGATTGTTTCATAAAAATAGACTCCATAAGAGATgaaccaattttttattatgaattaAGTCTTTATGATataaaaaagataaaaaaactATACAACTGTAAACGAAGGAAAAGAccgatgaacaacaacaacaaaaaaatttattga
- the LOC124495441 gene encoding oxytocin-neurophysin 1 gives MFAIRSTERILLLTITLIFFFVSRITRKKNITMFRRESFSMMKIILVLCLIWICLFNDVRGCFITNCPRAGKRSIMTESNLGSNHLARECTRCGPSLSGRCYGPNICCSPLTGCNIGGFTAARCSLEAYHPILCTNPGTVCGPNGKGVCALNATCCTNDGCFIDKSCTQLSNDSNDL, from the exons ATGTTTGCAATTCGATCCACAGaaagaatattattattgaccattactttaatatttttttttgtttcaagaatcactaggaaaaaaaacataacaaTGTTTCGACgagaatcattttcaatgatgaaaattattcttgTATTGTGTTTAATATGGATctgtttattcaatgatgttcGTGGCTGTTTCATTACTAATTGTCCACGAGCCGGTAAACGTTCCATTATGACTGAATCTAATTTAGGATCGAATCATCTGGCTAGAGAG tGTACACGTTGTGGTCCATCATTGTCTGGACGATGTTATGGTCCGAATATCTGTTGTTCACCATTGACTGGATGTAATATTGGTGGTTTTACTGCTGCACGCTGTTCATTGGAAGCATATCATCCAATTTTATGCACGAATCCTGGTACTGTTTGCGGACCAAATGGTAAAGGTGTATGTGCATTGAATGCAACATGCTGTACAAATg atGGCtgttttattgataaatccTGTACACAATTATCGAACGATTCCAATGATCTTTAA
- the LOC124495521 gene encoding uncharacterized protein LOC124495521, with protein sequence MSNNKEQLCNEDETIKYASDSCSSDDSSNSEEFYDAPEVIPLELVNDNDISKQIQSNNNNTNHPVSSLMADSGIYSMNSSHVEPSQSPAIMETIENKIDSLNSSDRIKNESLIVEPFSILAPLPPPRSRKKKNFIRKTKASDELGETNTGNHSSAESQSVTNSIESATHGFQIHGQNLSSILDDIASIKGDLSITECDKQSAFHDDIMANKATEKKLSKQDFIFSKEQLEEISRNLITKDNNLPSPSSSGSINAPEPECLMTESTQSSDSNQVVMMNTANNEEIQHIQSDDIMPKCLNPLSLHLMKLTNTEMSNTSMEKETSSTSLADSTFKSVTSLISSTLNDMKIEKKGTLDKKNKKKLLDSIENDDEFDINDDDDEYDEYDKNYSDYKDGKLKSKIRDLKRIGSGLIKGVKGVKATSAKRRSTFHVDPNEGDIIPPAPPRYKLKVNHKRGSADFEGLKLIQEINDCKGAIWCMKFSNCSQLLAAAGQDHLLRVYCSQKSWKYFTQLRNKASGQHVSPNSTRERSSNGDSFGRSQTQKSSSYSRNGSLNTCDSHNNSSSSSNSSALAKEFYKDEDNTLSEEGPLLLFTIYRGHTADVLDLAWSKNHFLLSSSMDKTVRLWHITQIECLCTFRHIDFVTTIQFHPRDDRYFLSGSLDGKLRLWNIPDKRVTLWNEVPSLSSQRGSGGINNASDSDMNPSHGLITASSFVQNGKFAVIGTYDGRIIFYTTDQLKYFTQIHVNSKNSIGSSAGQTGAGTRRFRTNKVAGIESIDANNKILVTTNDSRLRLYDLRDLSLTCKYKGCINQSSQIKASVSHDHKYIICGSENNSFYLWRTQDNSTIGQRRDRNKQYECIRLLNIPLQQTIPSAVFPATTTTTTTELSTSSGVKNDSNNSTYTIPNQSETTKEGNTIINKVNNVESSSMAKSKESFDLNIQQPPSIASSSTSAPMAKSIAATKIVTSAIFASVPGQIEEKARYIIAAADFNGYIRIFSKH encoded by the coding sequence ATGTCTAATAATAAAGAACAACTGtgtaatgaagatgaaacaataaaatatgCCTCTGATTCTTGTTCATCAGATGATTCATCCAATTCGGAAGAATTTTATGATGCACCTGAAGTTATTCCATTGGAATTggtcaatgataatgacatttctaaacaaatacaatcaaataataacaacactAATCATCCggtatcatcattgatggccGATAGTGGCATTTATTCCATGAATTCAAGTCATGTTGAACCATCTCAATCACCTGCAATCATGGAAacgattgaaaacaaaattgattctcTAAATTCGTCTGatagaatcaaaaatgaatcttTAATCGTTGAGCCCTTTTCAATATTAGCACCACTTCCTCCGCCAAGGTctagaaaaaagaaaaattttatcagaAAAACTAAAGCTTCTGATGAACTTGGCGAAACAAATACAGGCAATCATTCCTCAGCCGAAAGTCAAAGCGTCACTAATTCCATTGAATCTGCTACACATGGATTTCAAATCCATGGACAAAATTTATCCAGCATTCTTGATGATATTGCTAGTATAAAAGGTGATTTAAGCATAACTGAATGTGATAAACAAAGTGCGTtccatgatgatattatgGCTAACAaagcaacagaaaaaaaattgagtaaacaagatttcattttttctaaaGAACAGCTTGAAGAAATTTCAAGAAATTTAATCACTAAAGACAACAATTTACCAAGTCCTAGTAGTAGTGGCAGCATCAATGCTCCTGAACCAGAATGTCTAATGACTGAAAGCACACAATCAAGCGATTCGAATCAAGTAGTTATGATGAATACGGCCAATAATGAAGAAATACAACATATCCAATCGGATGATATTATGCCCAAATGTTTAAATCCATTGAGTTTACATCTGATGAAGCTGACTAATACAGAAATGTCCAACACTTCAATGGAAAAGGAAACTTCATCTACAAGTTTAGCTGATTCAACATTCAAAAGTGTaacatcattgatttctTCCACATTGAACGACAtgaaaatcgagaaaaaaggAACTCTAgacaaaaagaataaaaagaaattattagattcaattgaaaatgacgatgaatttgatatcaatgatgatgatgacgaatatGATGAGtatgataaaaattataGTGATTATAAAGatggaaaattgaaatcaaaaattcgtGATTTAAAACGTATCGGTTCTGGTCTAATCAAAGGCGTTAAAGGTGTGAAAGCTACATCGGCTAAAAGACGTTCCACATTTCATGTTGATCCAAATGAAGGTGATATAATACCGCCTGCACCACCACGTTATAAATTAAAAGTCAACCACAAAAGAGGAAGTGCTGATTTTGAAGGATTAAAATTAATACaagaaatcaatgattgtaaAGGAGCCATTTGGTGTATGAAATTCAGTAATTGTAGTCAATTATTAGCAGCTGCTGGTCAAGATCATCTTTTGAGAGTTTATTGTTCGCAAAAATCATGGAAATATTTTACACAATTACGAAACAAAGCTTCTGGTCAGCATGTTTCACCTAATTCTACTAGAGAACGTAGTTCAAATGGTGATTCTTTTGGTAGAAGCCAaacacaaaaatcatcatcatattcacgCAATGGAAGTCTCAATACCTGTGATTCGCACAACAATTCATCTTCGTCATCTAATTCATCTGCATTGGCAAAAGAATTCTATAAAGATGAAGACAATACCTTGTCTGAAGAAGGTCCATTACTACTTTTCACCATATATCGAGGCCACACTGCCGATGTGTTGGATTTGGCTTGgtcaaaaaatcattttcttttgtcatcatcgatggACAAAACTGTACGTCTTTGGCACATCACtcaaattgaatgtttaTGTACATTCAGGCACATTGATTTCGTAACCACTATTCAGTTTCATCCAAGAGATGATAGATATTTTCTAAGTGGTTCACTTGATGGAAAATTGCGTTTATGGAATATACCGGATAAACGAGTAACATTATGGAACGAAGTTCCATCATTGTCAAGCCAACGAGGTAGTGGTGGAATTAATAATGCTAGTGATTCAGATATGAATCCATCACATGGTCTTATAACAGCATCATCGTTTGTTCAGAATGGAAAATTTGCTGTAATTGGTACCTATGATGgtcgaataattttttatacaACAGatcaattaaaatatttCACTCAGATACATGTGAATAGCAAAAATTCGATCGGTTCATCAGCTGGCCAGACAGGTGCAGGTACTAGACGATTCCGTACGAATAAAGTAGCCGGTATCGAAAGTATTGAtgctaataataaaatattggTCACCACTAATGATTCACGTCTTCGATTGTATGATCTTCGTGATTTGTCATTAACATGCAAATATAAAGGCTGCATTAATCAATCTAGCCAAATTAAAGCATCTGTATCGCATGATCATAAATATATTATTTGTGGTTctgaaaataattcattttatttatggCGTACCCAAGATAATTCGACCATTGGTCAGCGACGTGATCGTAATAAACAATATGAATGTATACGTTTGTTGAATATACCATTACAGCAAACGATTCCATCTGCAGTATTTCCAGCTACTActacaacaactacaactgAATTATCAACTTCATCCGGTGTTAAAAATGATTCTAACAATTCAACTTATACAATTCCTAACCAATcggaaacaacaaaagaaggtaacacaatcatcaataaagtGAACAatgttgaatcatcatcaatggctAAATCAAAAGAAAGTTTTGATCTTAATATTCAGCAGCCACCATCGATAgcatcatcgtcaacatcAGCACCGATGGCTAAATCGATTGCAGCCACCAAGATTGTTACATCGGCCATTTTTGCATCGGTACCCGGtcaaattgaagaaaagGCTCGTTATATAATAGCTGCTGCAGATTTCAATGGATACATTCGAATTTTCAGTAAACATTAA
- the LOC124495522 gene encoding protein Jade-1, with protein MKSQDFAGPSEPKSSKRYKNDSYFFNESFNKSRIYNLEYRKKPAELVRKDLISAMKLPDHETLNRDDYLLILDSWREEWEKGVQVPVNPDSLPHSSVEMISEINNDLPSSSSKEFNLPKEWITTINTPENNRQTSSYELDLQDICWLQTVRESDLDLDLSQNFLEKVINLFEQHCAENIKDRQVGIEYDEHIVCDVCQNPDGEDGNEMVFCDLCNICVHQACYGIDEIPDGDWLCRSCQELDTNKKKPLCVLCPNVGGALKPTTKLNKWAHVSCVYWIPEAKFIDCNILEPIEIKSIPNWRWNLVCSLCNIKKGAPIICAEKNCRCSYHVTCAFKHKLKMKIVLTDEKSEIRLKSYCEKHSKQCTSQKKNNDTKINEIDFYAGSIGENANETDGQDKLNAQQCEFWKYIDVNQICQEISQIYNNNDSIIGNNSEIFSVVKNYSVNQTSLNQIVQLIYEYWKLKRLANYGNSLIKMTFEEKFQEQLKSHKNRILLLRYHLERLRTLTYMVCRREKIKQNWLNTQREILQKTSNLVDNPDLSIKSDGGQSLSMEHQKLFSKIITHHSIYPEKSDSNVLDRNSTEKMPVAQHAINNNPETEATTSAITKRRSSENSITNSLLRQLKRLKRSPISKQNPYARVYLNPTKSRKSTLSNCNSQEEETTEGSSIDKYHEILVNSDKSDFEDDKVVKKQLSKNNLSNNTTITPLLKCSYENGKKLMNTQLQKPIVCLSINGDENENIDSNEKINNSNGDIDHHHFSPTSKISNCRMIIRTGTDDRLPLSQNGNNNNNNNHHQYKKLRHHDHPDSTDTSSLSRKYPLRNKVK; from the exons atgaaatcaCAAGATTTCGCTGGTCCCAGTGAACCAAAAAGTTCAAAACGATATAAAAATG aTTCTTACTTTTTCAAcgaatcattcaataaatctAGAATTTATAATCTAGAATATAGAAAGAAACCGGCCGAATTGGTACGAAAAGATTTAATATCGGCTATGAAATTGCCCGATCATGAAACATTAAATCGTGATGATTATCTTCTCATTCTTGATTCTTGGCGTGAAGAATGGGAAAAAGGAGTTCAGGTTCCTGTAAATCCAGATTCATTGCCACATTCCAGTGTTGAAATGATAAGtgaaattaataatgatctTCCTTCATCAAGCAGTAAAGAATTTAACCTTCCTAAAGAATGGATAACT ACGATTAATACTCCTGAGAATAACCGCCAAACATCTAGCTATGAACTTGATTTACAGGATATATGTTGGCTTCAAACCGTTCGTGAATCGGATCTCGATTTGGATCTAtcacaaaattttcttgaaaaagTTATCAATCTATTTGAGCAACATTGTGCTGAAAATATTAAAGATCGTCAAGTTGGCATTGAATATGATGAGCATATTGTGTGTGATGTTTGCCAGAATCCAGATGGTGAAGACGGAAATGAAATGGTTTTTTGTGATCTCTGCAATATATGTGTACATCAAGCCTGTTATGGTATCGATGAAATTCCCGATGGTGATTGGCTTTGTAGATCTTGTCAAGAATTAGATACCAATAAAAAGAAACCTCTTTGTGTATTGTGTCCGAATGTAGGCGGAGCATTAAAACCGACAACCAAACTAAATAAATGGGCACATGTATCCTGTGTATATTGGATACCTGAGGCAAAGTTTATTGATTGTAATATACTCGAACctattgaaattaaatcgaTTCCAAATTGGCGATGGAATCTGGTTTGTTCGCTTTGTAATATTAAAAAAGGTGCTCCCATCATTTGTGCC gaaaaaaattgtcgttGTTCATATCATGTAACCTGTGCATTTAAACATAagttaaaaatgaaaattgttttgacCGATGAAAAATCTGAAATTCGATTGAAATCATATTGCGAGaaacattcaaaacaatgtaccagccaaaaaaagaacaa TGACACTAAAATTAAcgaaatcgatttttatgCCGGTTCCATTGGAGAAAATGCTAATGAAACAGATGGACAAGATAAATTGAATGCACAACAATGTGAATTTTGGAAATATATCGATGTCAATCAAATTTGTCAAGAG ATCTCTCAAATctataacaataatgatagcATCATAGGAAATAATAGCGAAATTTTTTCAGTTgttaaaaattattctgtTAATCAAACATCATTGAACCAGATTGTACAGTTGATATATGAATATTGGAAGTTGAAACGTTTGGCCAATTATGGtaattcattgatcaaaatgactTTCGAGGAAAAATTCCAAGAACAATTAAAATCTCACAAAAATCGAATACTTTTATTGCGTTATCATCTGGAACGATTACGAACATTAACTTATATGGTCTGTAGACGTGAGAAAATCAAGCAGAATTGGTTGAATACACAGCGTGAGATTCTTCAAAAGACATCAAATCTTGTCGACAATCCCGATCTTTCCATTAAATCGGATGGTGGTCAATCTTTATCGATGGAAcatcaaaaattattctccaaaataataacacatcattcaatttatccgGAAAAATCTGATTCTAATGTTTTAGATCGAAATTCGACCGAAAAAATGCCAGTTGCGCAACATgccattaataataatcccgAAACTGAAGCTACGACTTCAGCCATCACAAAGCGTCGATCTTctgaaaattcaataacaAATAGTTTGCTTAGACAATTAAAACGTTTAAAACGATCACCGATTTCTAAACAAAATCCATATGCAAGAGTATATTTAAATCCTACAAAATCAAGAAAGTCTACCCTATCCAATTGTAATAGtcaagaagaagaaacgACCGAAGGATCATCTATCGACAAATATCATGAGATTCTTGTAAATTCTGATAAATCAGACTTTGAAGATGATAAAGTAGTAAAAAAGCAGCTGTCGAAAAATAACCTCTCAAATAATACAACTATTACACCATTACTGAAATGTTCGTATGAGAATGGTAAAAAACTTATGAATACTCAGCTACAAAAACCGATCGTTTGCCTTTCAATAAATGgcgatgaaaatgaaaatatagattcaaatgaaaaaatcaataattcgAATGGCGatatagatcatcatcatttttctccTACATCAAAAATATCCAATTGCCGTATGATTATCCGAACGGGAACCGATGATCGTTTACCATTGTCACAGAAtggcaacaataacaataataataatcatcatcagtacaAAAAACTTAGACATCATGATCATCCAGATTCGACCGATACATCGTCTTTGAGTAGAAAATATCCTCTTCGAAATAAagtcaaataa
- the LOC124495436 gene encoding cytochrome c oxidase assembly protein COX18, mitochondrial, with product MMMNFINFLNRRNFLIKSFNNKNGHYNHISSFRYTSSSSSTLANFNYPIANSSIVRHTMDGLISLHEYLNIPWFLEISIITIMARSLVAFPLTVLQRKIMIRYEALRPEIQILSKNLRNQMKEEAYLLGLSSRKTEQIYRKTLTREINRLIVRDNCHPMKATLVALFQIPMWIVLSNCYRNFALLQPDPNDVKIMMAHEQLQHEGLFWFKDLTIPDSTGILPIATCLVNLTIIQIHINERRRNNLQDSLFVRIFTNSGRLISVALVPIGLMMPSDMCFYWFISSSMGLVQNVLLMNPKVKKLLKIQK from the exons atgatgatgaatttcattaattttttaaatcgtCGAAATTTTCTAATAAAAagttttaataataaaaatggacaCTATAAtcacatttcatcatttcgatacacatcatcatcatcatcaacattggcCAATTTTAATTATCCTATTGctaattcatcaattgttcGACATACGATGGATGGTTTGATATCATTACATGAATATTTAAATATTCCATGGTTTTTggaaatttcaataatcacAATAATGGCTAGATCGCTGGTTGCATTTCCTTTAACCGTTTTACaacgaaaaataatgattcgaTATGAAGCGTTGAGGCCTGAGATTCAAATTCTTTCGAAAAATCTACGCAACCAAATGAAAGAAGAAGCTTATTTATTAGGACTATCATCAAGAAAAACTGAAcaaatatatagaaaaacg cTAACTCGTGAAATAAATCGTTTAATTGTACGCGATAATTGCCATCCCATGAAGGCAACTTTAGTAGCATTATTCCAAATACCGATGTGGATAGTTCTTTCCAATTGTTATCGAAACTTTGCCTTATTACAACCGGATCCAAATGAtgtaaaaattatgatgGCACACGAACAACTTCAACATGAAGGTCTATTTTGGTTCAAAGATTTAACAATACCCGATTCAACGGGAATTTTACCTATTGCAACCTGTTTGGTTAATTTAACAATCATACAGATTCATATCAATGAACGACGTCGAAACAATCTACAagattcattatttgttcGAATTTTTACCAATAGTGGACGATTGATTAGTGTTGCTCTTGTGCCTATCGGGTTGATGATGCCAAGTGATATGTGTTTTTATTggtttatatcatcatcaatgggtCTTGTGCAAAATGTTTTACTAATGAATCctaaagtgaaaaaattattgaaaattcaaaaatag
- the Mcm6 gene encoding minichromosome maintenance 6 gives MDVSEHRTAQVSQVKDEFAEKVQKLFKSFLLEYVNESESNVSNVKPKYYDETLALIKPERNTLFVDYRDIINYNQNLANDLKTDFYRFYPYLCRALVSFINDEKHQTMEGMDQITSRLIMNKEFYIGFYGIAERTKLRSLRAIKCSQLVKIVGQVVRTHSVHPELISGTFECMDCGTEIPNVEQQFKYTLPTICQNPMCNNRSKFRLLLHKSRFADFQKLRIQELQADLPRGSIPRSIDVIIRGGDRVECVQPGDRADFIGCLISVPDVAQLIAGSAGLIKSDSGATGDGIRGLKALGVREMTHKLAFMACSVILEGSELPIQLEERQKFESDHMEQNFMMFKEDDLHRIEEMSQDKNLFNNLAKSVFPSIFGNDDIKKGIILQMFGGTPKITEENTNLRGDINICIVGDPSTAKSQFLKIVSNFAPTRAVYTSGKASTAAGLTAAVVRDDDGGFVIEAGALMLADQGICCIDEFDKMEIRDQVAIHEAMEQQTISITKAGVKATLNARASILAAANPINGTYDRAKSLRKNLSFSLPIMSRFDLFFVLLDECNETVDYAIADRIIDQHLQCSGNKPSNNDDTVYTLDEVRMYIKFAKQFKPKMILESEKYLVETYKHLRLNGCGETGGGVFKSNKQSWRITVRQLESLIRLSEAIARLHCSNIVEVKHIKEASRLLNKSIVRIDQPDISLLDETTMSQSEQTDSNVVDSQSQNESISCLKISYEMYQTITNLLVIKLQREEARIEAGESEGFRKSQLIEWYLEQIENEIETQAELIQRKMICEKIIDKLITVDHILIELKSPVSQEMENEQEKVEPDNILVVHPDYVIDDI, from the coding sequence ATGGATGTTTCTGAACATCGTACCGCTCAAGTATCGCAAGTGAAAGATGAATTTGCCGAAAAGgttcaaaaattatttaaatcatttcTTTTGGAATATGTGAATGAATCAGAATCGAATGTATCAAATGTGAAGCCaaaatattatgatgaaacattGGCATTGATCAAACCTGAGCGTAAcacattgtttgttgattatcgtgatataatcaattataatcaaaatctgGCTAATGATCTCAAGACGGATTTTTACCGTTTTTATCCATATCTATGTCGTGCATtggtttcattcatcaacgatgaaaaacatcaaacaatGGAAGGAATGGACCAGATTACTTCAAGattgattatgaataaagaattttatatCGGTTTCTATGGTATTGCTGAACGAACTAAACTTCGTAGTTTACGAGCAATTAAATGTTCACAATTGGTCAAAATTGTTGGACAAGTTGTTCGAACACATTCTGTTCATCCTGAATTGATTTCGGGCACATTCGAATGTATGGATTGTGGTACGGAAATTCCAAACgttgaacaacaattcaaataTACATTGCCTACGATTTGTCAGAATCCAATGTGCAACAATCGTAGTAAATTTCGTTTACTCTTGCACAAAAGTCGTTTTGCTGATTTCCAGAAATTACGTATTCAAGAACTTCAAGCCGATTTACCTAGAGGTTCAATTCCTCGTAGTATCGATGTCATTATTCGTGGTGGTGATCGTGTAGAATGTGTGCAACCGGGTGATCGTGCCGATTTTATTGGATGTTTAATCAGCGTACCTGACGTTGCTCAATTGATTGCTGGTTCGGCTGGATTAATCAAATCTGATAGTGGTGCCACTGGTGATGGTATTCGTGGTCTTAAAGCTTTAGGTGTACGAGAAATGACACACAAATTGGCTTTCATGGCTTGTTCAGTCATTTTGGAAGGTTCTGAATTACCGATTCAATTAGAAGAACGacaaaaattcgaatcagaTCATATGGAACAGAATTTTATGATGTTCAAAGAGGATGATTTGCATCGAATCGAAGAAATGTCCCAGGATAAAAATCTCTTCAACAATCTTGCCAAATCTGTTTTTCCTTCAATttttggtaatgatgatattaagaAAGGCATCATTCTCCAAATGTTTGGTGGTACTCCAAAAATAACTGAAGAAAACACCAATCTTCGTGGTGACATAAATATTTGTATCGTTGGAGACCCTAGTACAGCTAAATCACAGTTCTTGAAGATTGTATCGAATTTTGCGCCCACCAGAGCCGTTTATACAAGTGGTAAAGCATCCACAGCTGCCGGTCTTACAGCAGCCGTTGTTCGTGACGACGATGGTGGATTTGTTATTGAAGCTGGAGCTTTGATGCTTGCTGACCAAGGCATTTGTTGTATTGATGAATTCGACAAAATGGAAATCCGTGATCAGGTCGCCATTCATGAAGCTATGGAACAGCAAACCATTTCGATAACGAAAGCTGGTGTTAAAGCTACATTGAATGCTCGTGCTTCAATTTTAGCTGCTGCAAATCCAATCAATGGTACCTATGATCGTGCAAAATCGTTACGAAAaaatctttctttttcattgccTATCATGTCtcgttttgatttatttttcgtaTTGCTTgatgaatgtaatgaaaCAGTCGATTATGCCATTGCTGACAGaattattgatcaacatCTTCAATGTAGTGGAAATAAACcatccaataatgatgacacaGTATACACATTGGATGAGGTTCGAATGTACATAAAGTTTGCCAAACAATTCAAACCGAAAATGATACTGGAATCAGAAAAATATCTGGTGGAAACATACAAACATCTAAGATTGAATGGTTGTGGTGAAACAGGTGGTGGTGTTTTCAAAAGTAACAAACAATCATGGCGAATCACTGTTCGTCAATTGGAAtcattgattcgattgtCAGAAGCTATTGCTCGTCTTCATTGTTCAAATATTGTCGAAGTGAAACATATTAAAGAAGCATCAcgtttattgaataaatccATTGTAAGAATTGATCAACCAGACATAAGTTTATTGGATGAGACAACCATGTCACAATCTGAACAAACTGATtccaatgttgttgattctcAATCTcagaatgaatcaataagttgtttgaaaatatcTTATGAAATGtatcaaacaataacaaatctGTTGGTCATCAAGTTACAACGAGAAGAGGCAAGAATTGAAGCCGGTGAAAGTGAAGGTTTCCGTAAATCACAACTAATCGAATGGTACTtggaacaaattgaaaatgaaatcgaaaCCCAAGCTGAACTGATACagagaaaaatgatttgtgaaaaaatcattgataaattaatCACTGTCGATCATATTCTTATCGAACTTAAATCGCCTGTATCtcaagaaatggaaaatgaacaagaaaaagttGAACCTGATAATATTCTTGTCGTACATCCTGATTATGTAATCGAtgatatttga